In one Deltaproteobacteria bacterium genomic region, the following are encoded:
- a CDS encoding SLC13 family permease, whose product MSDSLADRAGKSSVDWKKTGFLLLGLALFFLAYYSPPWPDAVDPMGKHFELSREGRGAIAVFLLAATWWVFEVVPIGVTSLAIGVLQAMFLIRPARDAFTDFMVPSVMFIFASIMIGLVFTKTGLTRRLAYKMLDIVGERTSMIYLGCFVVTAALTHIMAHTAVAATIYPLMLSIYSLYGEGDKKTKFGKGLFIGMAYVAGAGSIVTLLGAARGAVALQFFRDIMGVEISFFQLTWYMFPIGWLMTFLLWGFFMVFFKPEKASIPGLREKARQLNAELGPMSANEIKAAIIVGACILVMAAKQFMPSLAPIDKTAIILVSTILFFVTGIMDLDDLETIPWNIILLFAGAMSIGNCLWQTGAAEWMAVNWLAMFKEANWFVFVMGIAFFVMTMTNVIMNVAAIAIVLPVALVIAPYLGVAGEVILFAALVTAGMPFLLLVGAAPNAIAYDSGQFTTGEFFLYGIPASILLMIVTGFAVFILWPLMGMPVTAPIVG is encoded by the coding sequence ATGAGTGACTCTTTAGCCGACAGGGCCGGAAAAAGCAGCGTGGACTGGAAAAAAACAGGCTTTCTATTGTTGGGCCTCGCTCTTTTTTTCCTGGCGTACTATTCGCCGCCATGGCCGGATGCTGTGGATCCCATGGGAAAGCATTTCGAACTGAGCCGCGAAGGCAGGGGGGCCATTGCCGTATTTCTGCTGGCCGCCACCTGGTGGGTGTTCGAAGTGGTGCCCATCGGTGTGACCAGTCTGGCCATCGGCGTGCTGCAGGCCATGTTCCTGATCCGCCCGGCCAGGGATGCTTTCACGGATTTCATGGTGCCTTCGGTCATGTTCATCTTCGCGTCCATCATGATAGGCCTGGTGTTCACCAAGACCGGGCTGACCAGGCGTCTGGCCTATAAAATGCTGGATATTGTCGGCGAAAGAACCAGCATGATCTATCTCGGATGTTTCGTGGTGACCGCGGCCCTGACGCACATCATGGCGCATACGGCCGTGGCCGCGACCATCTATCCGTTGATGCTATCTATTTATTCCCTGTACGGGGAGGGCGACAAGAAGACCAAGTTCGGCAAGGGACTATTCATCGGCATGGCCTACGTTGCCGGTGCAGGAAGTATCGTCACCCTGCTGGGCGCGGCCCGCGGTGCGGTGGCGCTGCAGTTTTTTAGGGACATCATGGGGGTGGAGATCAGCTTTTTCCAGCTGACTTGGTATATGTTTCCCATCGGCTGGCTCATGACCTTCCTGTTGTGGGGGTTCTTTATGGTTTTTTTTAAACCCGAAAAGGCCAGCATCCCGGGTTTGCGGGAAAAGGCCCGCCAGCTCAACGCCGAACTGGGCCCCATGAGCGCCAACGAAATCAAGGCCGCCATTATCGTGGGCGCCTGTATTCTCGTTATGGCGGCTAAACAGTTTATGCCGTCACTGGCCCCCATCGACAAAACGGCCATCATCCTGGTCTCGACCATCTTGTTTTTCGTCACCGGCATCATGGACCTGGACGATCTGGAAACGATTCCCTGGAACATCATCCTGCTGTTTGCAGGCGCCATGAGCATCGGCAACTGCCTCTGGCAGACCGGGGCGGCCGAATGGATGGCCGTCAACTGGCTGGCCATGTTCAAGGAAGCCAACTGGTTTGTCTTCGTCATGGGCATCGCCTTTTTTGTCATGACCATGACAAATGTCATCATGAACGTGGCGGCCATCGCCATCGTCCTGCCGGTGGCTCTGGTTATCGCGCCCTACCTGGGGGTTGCCGGTGAGGTGATTCTGTTTGCGGCCCTGGTGACGGCCGGCATGCCCTTTCTGCTGCTGGTGGGGGCTGCGCCCAATGCCATCGCCTATGACTCGGGGCAGTTTACCACAGGTGAATTTTTTCTCTACGGTATACCGGCCAGCATTCTCCTGATGATCGTCACCGGTTTTGCCGTGTTCATTCTCTGGCCGTTAATGGGCATGCCGGTGACAGCCCCGATCGTCGGGTGA
- a CDS encoding CBS domain-containing protein, with translation MKNYKVQDLMVPLSEYATVSEDATLLEAVNELEKAQGDFDHTRYRHRAVMVLDKNGAVIGKLSQLDVLKALEPKYDKMLDQSRLHRFGFTKGFMKSLLTEYQLFDRPLTDICSKAAVKNVKKFMYSPTEGEYIDENATLDEAIHQLVLGHHQSLLVTGGEGISGVLRLTDVFAAVFQVMKKCQV, from the coding sequence ATGAAAAATTATAAAGTGCAGGATCTGATGGTGCCGCTTTCGGAATACGCAACAGTATCTGAGGACGCGACCCTGTTGGAGGCGGTCAATGAGTTGGAAAAGGCTCAGGGGGATTTCGATCACACCCGCTACCGGCATCGGGCGGTTATGGTGCTCGACAAGAACGGTGCGGTCATCGGAAAACTGAGCCAACTGGATGTGCTCAAGGCGCTGGAACCGAAGTATGATAAAATGCTGGATCAAAGCAGGCTGCACCGCTTCGGATTTACCAAGGGGTTCATGAAGTCCCTGCTGACGGAATACCAGCTGTTCGACAGACCGCTGACCGACATCTGCAGCAAGGCCGCGGTGAAAAATGTCAAAAAATTCATGTATTCGCCGACGGAAGGCGAGTATATCGACGAAAATGCCACCCTGGATGAAGCGATTCACCAGTTAGTATTAGGGCATCACCAGTCACTGCTGGTAACCGGAGGGGAGGGCATCTCAGGCGTTCTCAGACTGACGGATGTGTTCGCCGCCGTTTTTCAGGTCATGAAGAAATGTCAAGTCTAG
- a CDS encoding aspartate aminotransferase family protein has translation MAKLLRSEGDLNISGNRDAWQKAHIDAKCRALLDEDARYFLRQALSTPCLNALRGCGGIYIEDLQGRRYMDFHGNNVHQAGFGNPQVLEAVKKQLDELPFCTRRYTNRVAVDLARKLVEMAPGDLDKVLFCPGGSEAVGIALKLARMATGRHKTISMWDAFHGAGLDAISIGGESIFRQDIGPLLPGAEHAPPPDEYRCVFGCGDRGGCDMTCARYVEYMLEKEGDIAAVIAEPIRSTPYIPKPEYWQRIRKACDRHGALLILDEIPHALGRTGRMFTFENFGVVPDMVVIGKGLGGGVFPLAALIARGSLDVAAERALGHYTHEKSPVGCAAALAAIDFIEKNDLAAHARDLGAYALDRLRGMMEAHPLIGDVRGIGLFLGMELVRNRATRERAVEEAEAVMYAALSRGLSFKLTMGNIVTLTPALVITREEMDRALDIIEECLYEVEGQSGG, from the coding sequence ATGGCCAAGTTGCTGCGTTCGGAAGGGGACCTCAATATTTCAGGAAACCGGGATGCCTGGCAGAAAGCCCACATCGACGCAAAATGCCGTGCGCTTCTGGATGAGGATGCGCGCTATTTCCTCAGGCAGGCGCTGTCTACACCCTGTCTCAACGCCCTGCGGGGCTGCGGGGGCATATACATCGAAGACCTTCAGGGGCGGCGTTACATGGATTTTCACGGCAACAATGTACACCAGGCGGGTTTCGGTAACCCGCAGGTGCTGGAGGCGGTGAAAAAGCAGCTGGATGAACTGCCCTTCTGCACGCGGCGTTACACCAACCGGGTGGCCGTGGACCTAGCCCGTAAGCTTGTGGAGATGGCTCCCGGCGACCTCGACAAGGTTTTATTTTGTCCCGGCGGGTCGGAAGCTGTCGGGATCGCCCTGAAACTTGCCCGCATGGCCACCGGCCGTCACAAGACCATTTCCATGTGGGATGCCTTTCACGGTGCCGGCCTGGACGCCATTTCCATCGGCGGCGAGTCCATCTTCCGGCAGGATATCGGCCCGCTGCTGCCGGGCGCCGAGCACGCGCCACCGCCGGACGAATACCGCTGTGTTTTCGGCTGCGGCGACAGGGGTGGCTGCGACATGACCTGTGCCCGATATGTCGAATACATGCTCGAAAAGGAGGGGGATATCGCCGCCGTTATCGCCGAACCGATTCGCAGCACACCTTACATTCCGAAACCGGAATACTGGCAGCGCATCCGCAAGGCCTGCGACCGGCACGGTGCCCTGCTGATTTTAGATGAAATCCCTCATGCGCTGGGGCGCACCGGCCGCATGTTCACTTTTGAAAATTTCGGTGTCGTTCCGGACATGGTGGTCATCGGCAAGGGCCTGGGCGGAGGGGTTTTCCCCCTGGCGGCCCTGATCGCCAGGGGATCGCTGGATGTGGCCGCCGAAAGAGCGCTGGGGCACTACACCCACGAAAAGAGCCCCGTGGGATGTGCGGCCGCTTTGGCGGCCATCGATTTTATCGAAAAAAACGACCTGGCGGCGCACGCCCGGGACCTGGGGGCGTATGCGCTGGATCGCTTGCGGGGGATGATGGAAGCACACCCGTTGATCGGAGATGTCCGCGGCATCGGCCTGTTCCTGGGGATGGAGCTGGTCCGGAACCGGGCAACCCGCGAGCGTGCCGTGGAGGAGGCCGAGGCCGTGATGTATGCCGCCCTTTCACGCGGCTTGAGCTTCAAACTGACCATGGGCAATATCGTGACCCTTACGCCGGCTCTGGTCATTACCCGGGAAGAGATGGACAGAGCGTTGGATATTATCGAGGAATGCCTGTATGAGGTGGAGGGGCAATCCGGGGGATAG
- the phaC gene encoding class I poly(R)-hydroxyalkanoic acid synthase — translation MADNKSPLPNPFGFDMQELSDILEEVNTKSRKLVASFVEKQKKSGAVDQAEAAAVGRSFQELTMKLMEDPNRLFDSQMNYWKDYWGLVQKSSVQLLGGLPADEQEEKPDKRFRHKAWSTNPMFNFIKESYLLTSKAIRSAVQDIQGLDDKTRQKVEFYTGQYLDAIAPSNFPGTNPEILQLTLESRGENLLNGLKNLLDDLDRGPCQLQIQMTDMDAFEVGKDLAVTPGKVIYQNDLIQLIQYNPTTDEVFEHPVVIIPPWINKYYILDLRQQNSMVKWMVDQGYTTFMISWANPDGALREKGFENYLLEGPVAALKEVERVTGRREVNAIGYCLGGTLLACMTAYLSAKGEGDRIHTGTYMASLIDFSVPGDIGVFLDEDQVAAFERQMDERGYLDGCAMSNSFSMLRANDLVWAYVINNYLKGATPVPFDILFWNSDSTNMPAKMHSFYLRNMYLHNRLRKPGGIELDGVPIDIGNIENPVYFISTREDHIALWQSTYKGARLHKGDVRFVLGASGHVAGIVNPPPKNKYGHWTNADLPDKASEWLDGAEFHQESWWLDWFKWNAPYTGGRVPARWPGGDAADDLEDAPGCYVTRRLDRPDSGVCYMPNALL, via the coding sequence ATGGCCGACAACAAATCGCCGCTGCCAAATCCGTTCGGCTTTGACATGCAGGAGCTGTCAGACATTCTGGAGGAGGTCAACACGAAAAGCCGCAAACTGGTAGCGTCGTTTGTGGAGAAGCAGAAAAAGTCCGGTGCCGTCGATCAGGCGGAGGCGGCTGCGGTGGGTAGAAGCTTTCAGGAATTGACCATGAAGCTTATGGAAGATCCCAACAGGCTGTTCGATTCCCAGATGAATTATTGGAAAGACTATTGGGGGCTGGTGCAGAAGAGTTCCGTGCAGCTTTTAGGCGGCCTGCCCGCTGATGAGCAGGAAGAAAAGCCGGACAAACGGTTTCGCCACAAAGCCTGGAGCACCAATCCCATGTTCAACTTCATCAAGGAAAGCTACCTGCTGACTTCCAAGGCTATCCGCAGTGCGGTGCAGGACATCCAGGGGCTCGACGACAAGACCAGACAAAAGGTGGAATTCTACACAGGCCAGTATCTGGATGCCATCGCCCCCTCCAATTTCCCGGGGACCAACCCCGAAATTCTACAGCTTACCCTGGAAAGCCGCGGGGAAAACCTGCTGAACGGTTTGAAAAACCTGTTGGATGATTTGGACCGGGGGCCATGCCAACTTCAGATTCAGATGACCGACATGGATGCCTTCGAGGTGGGCAAGGATCTGGCCGTTACGCCGGGCAAGGTCATCTATCAGAACGACCTCATCCAACTGATTCAGTACAACCCGACGACGGATGAGGTCTTCGAACACCCGGTCGTGATTATTCCGCCCTGGATCAATAAATACTATATCCTCGATTTGCGCCAGCAGAATTCCATGGTGAAGTGGATGGTGGACCAGGGATACACCACGTTCATGATATCCTGGGCCAACCCGGACGGGGCGCTAAGGGAGAAGGGGTTCGAGAATTACCTGCTGGAAGGGCCGGTGGCGGCATTGAAGGAGGTAGAACGAGTGACCGGCCGGCGGGAGGTCAATGCCATCGGCTATTGCCTGGGGGGAACGCTCCTGGCGTGCATGACCGCCTATCTAAGCGCCAAAGGAGAGGGGGACCGCATCCACACCGGCACCTACATGGCTTCCCTGATCGATTTTTCCGTCCCCGGCGACATCGGGGTGTTTCTGGATGAGGATCAGGTGGCGGCCTTCGAAAGGCAGATGGATGAGCGGGGCTATCTGGACGGCTGCGCCATGTCCAACAGTTTCAGCATGCTGCGGGCCAACGACCTGGTCTGGGCGTACGTGATCAATAATTACCTCAAGGGTGCCACGCCGGTCCCTTTTGACATCCTGTTTTGGAATTCGGATTCCACCAACATGCCGGCCAAGATGCACTCCTTTTACCTGCGCAACATGTATCTTCACAATCGACTCAGGAAGCCGGGCGGCATCGAACTGGACGGTGTACCCATCGACATCGGCAACATCGAGAATCCGGTTTACTTCATTTCAACCCGGGAGGACCACATCGCCCTCTGGCAGAGCACCTACAAGGGGGCCAGGCTGCACAAGGGGGATGTGCGCTTCGTGCTCGGCGCTTCCGGCCACGTGGCCGGCATCGTCAACCCGCCCCCCAAAAACAAGTACGGCCACTGGACCAATGCGGATTTGCCCGACAAAGCGTCGGAATGGCTGGATGGGGCCGAGTTTCACCAGGAATCCTGGTGGCTGGACTGGTTCAAGTGGAACGCCCCCTATACGGGAGGCAGGGTTCCGGCAAGGTGGCCGGGAGGCGATGCAGCGGACGATCTGGAAGACGCGCCGGGATGCTACGTCACCAGACGCCTGGACCGCCCCGATAGCGGTGTGTGCTACATGCCCAATGCGCTCCTGTGA
- a CDS encoding CBS domain-containing protein: MMQYTVRDLMVPLSEYATVSVGSTLAEAVSALEKVQEDYEHAQYKHRAVLVLDSRQQVVGKLSQLDFLRSLEPQDEAIERIKDISKFGFSSKSIALQQERYHQKRPPSRDIFTRASKLKVEDFMQTPSEGEYVNEEMSLHTAVHQLITGRHLSLLVTREQKIVGVLRMSDVFAAAFHVMQEVKDTE; this comes from the coding sequence ATGATGCAGTATACCGTGAGGGATCTGATGGTTCCGCTTTCGGAATACGCCACCGTTTCCGTAGGATCGACGCTTGCGGAAGCCGTGAGCGCACTGGAAAAAGTCCAGGAGGATTATGAGCACGCCCAGTATAAGCACCGGGCCGTTCTGGTTTTGGACAGCCGGCAGCAGGTAGTCGGAAAGCTGAGCCAGCTGGATTTTCTGCGATCCCTGGAGCCGCAGGATGAAGCCATCGAACGCATCAAGGATATCAGCAAATTCGGATTCAGTTCAAAATCCATCGCCCTGCAGCAGGAACGCTACCACCAGAAGAGACCGCCCTCCAGAGATATCTTCACCAGGGCATCCAAGCTGAAGGTTGAGGACTTTATGCAGACCCCTTCGGAAGGCGAGTATGTCAATGAGGAGATGTCCCTGCACACAGCCGTACATCAGTTGATTACCGGGCGCCATCTGTCGCTTCTGGTGACCAGAGAACAAAAGATTGTGGGGGTGCTGCGGATGTCGGATGTTTTTGCGGCCGCATTTCATGTCATGCAGGAAGTCAAAGACACGGAATAG
- a CDS encoding PilZ domain-containing protein produces MVDIRSEKKEVVNNRRKNERLEFHCEAAVVGLMGKQIITDISLGGIFIETENADNVRIGQLITISTKLPTEREIIRFHARVVNKTKRGMGCRFISLEDRGREAICLCFEMFKDTLPVGCDQD; encoded by the coding sequence ATGGTTGATATTCGCAGTGAGAAAAAAGAGGTAGTCAATAACAGAAGAAAAAACGAGAGGCTCGAATTTCATTGCGAGGCGGCAGTTGTGGGCCTGATGGGAAAGCAAATCATCACGGACATCAGCCTGGGCGGTATTTTCATAGAAACGGAAAACGCGGACAACGTGCGCATCGGACAACTTATCACCATCAGTACAAAACTCCCCACCGAAAGGGAAATCATACGATTTCATGCAAGAGTCGTAAACAAAACGAAACGGGGCATGGGGTGTCGCTTCATTTCATTGGAAGATCGCGGCAGAGAAGCAATATGCCTCTGTTTCGAGATGTTCAAAGACACGCTTCCAGTCGGATGCGATCAGGATTAG
- a CDS encoding DUF3141 domain-containing protein — MNTNSNFSSWMSDAVAYGIDFWQRSAIYMDILRQRGNSYLEHNRQGMPPVLTFDYEVILDGRHLQPATNYQLARIQDRRNADATAHAGTEKRRLKKAPRENPAGARPIIILDPRAGGGPGIGGFKQDSQIGMALNLGHPVYFVLFTPEPVTGQTLADVQKTLVRFVKTVSDRHPDARKPAIIGNCQAGWAVAILGALEPDQAGPIIMNGAPLSFWAGVAGKNPMRYRGGWTGGVWLASLWSDLGNGMFDGASLLAGFEDLNLSRTLWEKQYYLWTHIDTEEERYLEFEKWWNGFFKLTGKEIHFIVDELFIGNRLEKGQVTMDGRRVDLRSIRGPIFVFASRGDNITPPQQALNWIPAVWGSVEEMRREKKVIIYMLHESIGHLGIFVSGPVSKKEHREMISSIDQADLLAPGLYEMIISETDDGTPYDVRFEARDMGDIRAIDDDGDDESVFGPVARLSTLNDILYRLFVRPLVQTVMNETLAEGIRQLHPLRTSKYGFSDLNPWMQFFKTPAEHARNNRRAAVDPNRFVAMEKKAAAHITSTLDFLRDARDLSQEIWFQSVYHNPWLQAGFSFTGDDAAENGGSCRAEWVEDLAAGGFAEAVVRIISALSQAAGSTDRRVLDAFGDIFDRDERLSRLGPEALTDAVKKQACILAGDTESAIEALTTLLPDPDDRRAALALARGIFPEDEILDPQVQARLDAISAAMGIPE, encoded by the coding sequence ATGAATACAAACAGCAATTTTTCAAGTTGGATGAGCGATGCCGTTGCCTACGGCATCGATTTCTGGCAGCGCAGCGCCATCTACATGGATATCCTGCGCCAACGCGGCAACAGCTATCTGGAACACAACCGGCAGGGCATGCCGCCGGTGCTGACGTTCGATTACGAGGTCATTCTGGACGGCCGTCATCTCCAACCGGCCACCAACTACCAGCTTGCCCGTATCCAGGACCGCAGAAACGCTGACGCAACGGCGCACGCGGGGACGGAAAAACGCAGACTGAAAAAGGCCCCGCGTGAGAATCCCGCGGGAGCGCGCCCGATCATCATCCTCGACCCCCGTGCGGGGGGAGGCCCGGGCATCGGCGGATTCAAACAGGACTCGCAGATCGGTATGGCGCTCAACCTGGGGCACCCGGTTTACTTTGTTCTGTTTACCCCGGAACCCGTCACCGGGCAAACCCTGGCGGATGTCCAGAAAACCCTGGTGCGCTTCGTCAAGACCGTGTCCGACCGGCATCCGGATGCACGCAAACCGGCGATCATCGGCAACTGTCAGGCCGGGTGGGCCGTTGCCATCCTGGGCGCCCTGGAACCGGATCAGGCGGGCCCCATCATCATGAACGGCGCCCCCCTCTCTTTCTGGGCCGGTGTGGCCGGAAAAAACCCCATGCGCTATCGGGGCGGATGGACCGGCGGCGTCTGGCTGGCCAGCCTGTGGAGCGACCTGGGAAACGGCATGTTCGACGGCGCCAGCCTTCTGGCCGGGTTTGAAGACCTGAACCTTTCCAGGACGCTGTGGGAGAAGCAATATTATCTATGGACACACATCGACACGGAGGAGGAACGCTACCTCGAGTTCGAAAAATGGTGGAACGGTTTTTTTAAACTGACCGGCAAGGAAATTCACTTCATTGTCGACGAATTGTTCATCGGCAACCGGCTTGAAAAAGGGCAGGTTACCATGGACGGCCGCCGTGTCGACCTGCGCAGCATCCGGGGACCGATCTTTGTGTTTGCGTCCCGGGGGGACAACATCACCCCACCCCAGCAGGCCCTGAACTGGATTCCCGCTGTCTGGGGATCGGTGGAAGAGATGCGCCGCGAAAAAAAAGTTATTATCTACATGCTCCACGAGAGCATCGGCCACCTGGGAATCTTCGTGTCCGGACCGGTCTCTAAAAAAGAGCACCGGGAAATGATCAGCAGCATCGATCAGGCCGATCTGCTCGCCCCGGGGCTCTATGAAATGATCATCTCGGAAACGGATGACGGCACGCCGTACGACGTGCGCTTCGAGGCGCGAGATATGGGCGACATCCGAGCTATCGATGACGATGGGGACGACGAGTCGGTCTTTGGCCCCGTGGCCAGGCTTTCCACCCTCAACGACATCCTGTACCGCCTCTTCGTGCGCCCCCTGGTGCAAACCGTGATGAATGAAACCCTGGCCGAAGGCATCCGCCAGCTGCACCCTCTGAGGACATCCAAATACGGCTTTTCCGACCTCAACCCGTGGATGCAGTTCTTTAAAACACCGGCGGAGCATGCCCGCAACAACCGCCGTGCGGCAGTTGACCCGAACCGGTTCGTTGCCATGGAAAAAAAGGCCGCCGCCCATATCACCAGCACCCTCGATTTCTTGCGGGATGCCCGGGACCTGTCCCAGGAGATCTGGTTCCAGTCCGTCTACCACAATCCTTGGCTGCAGGCAGGTTTTAGCTTCACGGGGGACGATGCAGCTGAAAACGGCGGCAGCTGCCGTGCGGAATGGGTGGAGGACCTGGCTGCAGGCGGATTCGCCGAAGCCGTCGTACGCATCATCAGCGCTCTCAGCCAGGCGGCCGGAAGTACCGACCGGCGCGTCCTGGATGCCTTTGGAGACATATTCGACAGGGATGAACGGCTGAGCCGTTTAGGACCGGAAGCGTTGACGGATGCCGTAAAAAAGCAAGCCTGTATCCTGGCCGGAGACACCGAATCCGCCATCGAGGCCCTTACCACCCTGCTGCCGGATCCTGACGACCGCCGGGCGGCTCTGGCCCTTGCCCGCGGCATCTTTCCGGAAGATGAAATCCTCGATCCACAAGTACAGGCACGTCTCGATGCCATCTCCGCAGCGATGGGCATCCCGGAATAG
- a CDS encoding transferase, whose protein sequence is MKAIERLLDRIIQRTNINLRELGYDVSPLVRKLIPPSQMTKFYAFYGISPYHALNLQFKHCNLSGSYFLGKCSVTNSLLYKSDIRGDELKKKADVFRYQDLEIQVDEDEEIEIEDSFLIKTLVHNFSHDPETLEKFFIRDTIASHYANIHGSPSDGCFLGPFATADLTTIRDCLVGTFSYIQAGEVSHLKIDPGTVWVRSSDTFNFLYRHPLERLNSYIHFTAGSTPGGIFIDFLEDRKKDFQKVFDVLKLEPSVPVPSSASLDRFAVIKPRTRIGENVLVSQRAYLQNAWLGKGVNAQEQSYIVNSRLEGNDITAHGAKIIEADLEKDVFVGFNSFLRGRPRSRLTIGKESIIMPHTIIDIRRPLTIPPGHLVWGLVTDERDLKGNSIALKEFARVDTRFSMGDMIFEGSGTEFVKAFQERIHHILEANGAFFNGRSKKGHAQQNQNISFNTIQPYPHGEKEGLYPTIIIRP, encoded by the coding sequence ATGAAAGCAATCGAGAGACTGCTGGATCGGATTATCCAGCGCACCAACATCAATTTGCGCGAACTGGGATATGACGTCAGCCCCCTGGTCAGAAAGCTCATACCGCCGAGCCAGATGACGAAATTTTACGCTTTTTACGGCATCAGCCCCTACCACGCGTTGAATTTGCAGTTTAAACATTGCAATCTGTCCGGCAGCTATTTTCTGGGAAAATGCAGCGTGACCAATTCCCTGCTCTATAAAAGCGATATCAGAGGGGATGAGCTGAAGAAAAAGGCGGATGTGTTCAGGTATCAGGATCTTGAGATACAGGTGGACGAGGATGAAGAGATCGAGATCGAAGACAGCTTTCTGATCAAAACACTCGTGCACAACTTTTCTCATGACCCGGAAACACTGGAAAAATTTTTTATCCGGGACACCATTGCCTCCCACTACGCCAATATCCACGGCTCTCCGTCGGACGGTTGTTTTCTGGGCCCGTTTGCGACCGCGGATCTTACCACCATACGGGACTGCCTTGTGGGAACGTTCTCCTACATTCAAGCCGGGGAGGTGAGTCATCTGAAGATTGACCCCGGCACCGTGTGGGTACGCAGCTCGGATACCTTCAATTTCCTGTACCGCCATCCTCTGGAGCGCCTGAACAGCTACATCCACTTTACCGCCGGCAGCACTCCCGGGGGGATTTTCATCGACTTTTTAGAAGACCGCAAAAAGGATTTTCAAAAGGTTTTCGATGTGCTCAAGCTGGAACCCTCCGTGCCTGTCCCCAGCAGCGCATCACTGGATCGCTTTGCCGTTATCAAACCCAGGACGCGCATCGGCGAAAACGTGCTGGTGTCTCAACGCGCTTATCTTCAGAATGCCTGGCTGGGCAAAGGCGTCAATGCCCAGGAGCAGAGCTATATCGTCAACTCGAGGCTGGAAGGTAACGACATCACCGCCCATGGCGCCAAAATTATCGAGGCCGACCTGGAAAAAGATGTGTTTGTGGGATTTAACAGTTTTCTCAGGGGGCGCCCGCGGTCGCGGCTGACAATCGGTAAGGAAAGCATCATCATGCCGCACACGATCATCGACATCCGCCGGCCGTTGACGATTCCGCCCGGCCACCTGGTCTGGGGGCTCGTTACCGATGAGAGGGATCTTAAGGGCAACAGCATCGCCCTGAAGGAATTTGCCAGGGTCGATACCCGTTTCTCAATGGGAGATATGATCTTCGAGGGGAGCGGCACCGAATTTGTCAAGGCCTTCCAGGAGCGCATCCACCACATCCTCGAGGCCAACGGCGCTTTTTTCAACGGCCGTTCCAAAAAGGGACATGCCCAGCAGAATCAGAACATTTCCTTTAACACGATTCAACCCTACCCCCATGGGGAAAAGGAGGGGCTCTATCCGACGATTATTATCCGCCCCTAG